One segment of Clostridium botulinum DNA contains the following:
- a CDS encoding BMC domain-containing protein has protein sequence MRKSIGLLEFKSIAKGIQAADEMVKSANVEIILATPMCPGKYIVILAGDVGDVTNAVGVGKEVGLSYLISEYTIASVHEKVFPAITATCDFDNISSIGVIETMSAVASVIAGDTALKAANVELLEIRIARGLGGKGYVILTGEVSAVKAAIEAAESKLEEGGDIIGTVVLPSPSKELVQTLL, from the coding sequence ATGAGAAAATCTATTGGATTACTAGAGTTTAAAAGTATTGCAAAAGGAATTCAAGCAGCAGATGAAATGGTTAAATCTGCTAATGTAGAAATTATATTAGCAACTCCAATGTGTCCAGGTAAATATATAGTAATATTAGCAGGAGATGTAGGAGATGTTACAAATGCTGTGGGCGTTGGTAAGGAAGTGGGACTTAGCTATCTTATAAGTGAATACACAATAGCTAGTGTGCATGAAAAAGTATTTCCAGCAATAACAGCAACTTGTGATTTTGATAATATTTCATCTATTGGTGTTATTGAAACAATGTCAGCTGTTGCTTCTGTAATTGCAGGTGATACAGCGTTAAAAGCAGCTAATGTAGAACTATTAGAAATAAGAATAGCAAGAGGCCTTGGTGGTAAAGGATATGTTATTCTTACAGGAGAGGTATCAGCAGTAAAAGCAGCCATAGAAGCAGCAGAATCTAAGCTTGAAGAGGGTGGAGATATTATAGGAACTGTAGTATTACCTTCACCAAGCAAAGAATTAGTCCAAACATTATTATAG
- a CDS encoding 4Fe-4S dicluster domain-containing protein — translation MEKNFLDLIKDGGLIGAGGAGFPTHVKLNAKVEYVIVNGAECEPLLKVDQQLMAEKSAELLYALNKIVEQTEATKGVIALKGKYKSAMKNLNEKLGEYSKLELFELGNFYPAGDEQITVYEVTKRVVPEGGIPLNVGVIVINVETLLNLYNALEGKPVTEKYLTITGEVKNPITVKVPIGISVRQALELAGGTLIDEFEIIDGGPMMGKLIEDIDRPIKKNTKGLIVIPKSHNIVVSKKRNIQAMLKQARAACCHCSMCTEVCPRHLLGHKLEPDKMMRIASYGGTCSKEILPTASFLCSECGLCEQVCVMGLQPWKLNSFFKSELAKNGIKNPNHNAPEKADDFREYRKFPVHKLKQRLNIEKYDVEAPLKNEEYDFSEVVILRSQHIGAKAEPIVNIGDRVKKGDLIGDIPNDKLGAKIHASIDGVIKEINDDSIIIRR, via the coding sequence GTGGAAAAGAACTTTTTAGATTTAATAAAAGATGGTGGATTAATTGGTGCAGGTGGCGCTGGTTTTCCAACTCATGTAAAATTAAATGCAAAAGTTGAATATGTTATTGTAAATGGTGCTGAATGTGAACCACTTCTGAAAGTAGATCAACAATTGATGGCCGAAAAATCTGCTGAACTTTTATATGCATTAAACAAAATAGTAGAGCAAACTGAAGCAACTAAAGGTGTTATTGCGTTAAAGGGTAAATACAAGTCAGCAATGAAAAATTTAAATGAAAAATTAGGAGAATATTCAAAATTAGAATTATTTGAACTTGGAAATTTTTATCCAGCAGGAGATGAACAAATTACTGTTTATGAAGTAACTAAAAGAGTTGTTCCAGAAGGTGGGATTCCTTTAAATGTTGGGGTTATAGTTATTAACGTTGAAACATTATTAAATCTATATAATGCTTTAGAAGGAAAGCCAGTTACTGAAAAATATTTAACTATTACAGGCGAAGTTAAAAATCCTATTACGGTTAAAGTTCCCATTGGAATATCAGTAAGACAAGCTCTTGAATTAGCTGGTGGGACATTGATTGATGAGTTTGAAATTATTGACGGTGGTCCTATGATGGGTAAATTAATAGAAGATATTGATAGACCTATAAAGAAAAACACTAAAGGATTAATAGTTATACCTAAGAGTCACAATATAGTTGTTTCAAAGAAAAGAAACATACAAGCTATGTTAAAACAAGCAAGAGCAGCATGTTGTCATTGTTCAATGTGTACTGAGGTATGTCCAAGACATTTATTAGGACATAAGTTAGAACCAGATAAGATGATGAGGATTGCAAGCTATGGTGGAACTTGCAGTAAAGAAATTTTACCAACAGCCTCATTTTTATGCAGTGAATGTGGACTTTGTGAACAGGTTTGTGTAATGGGACTTCAACCTTGGAAGCTAAATAGTTTTTTTAAAAGCGAGTTAGCTAAAAATGGAATTAAAAATCCTAATCATAATGCTCCAGAAAAAGCAGATGATTTCAGAGAATATAGAAAATTCCCAGTTCATAAGCTTAAGCAAAGATTAAATATAGAAAAATATGATGTTGAAGCACCACTTAAAAATGAGGAATATGATTTTTCAGAAGTTGTAATATTAAGATCTCAACATATAGGAGCTAAAGCAGAACCAATAGTTAATATTGGAGATAGAGTTAAAAAAGGTGATCTTATAGGAGATATACCTAATGATAAGCTAGGGGCAAAGATTCATGCAAGTATAGATGGTGTTATAAAAGAAATAAATGATGATAGTATTATTATTAGGAGATAA
- a CDS encoding aldehyde dehydrogenase family protein, giving the protein MNDFNMIDIESIVKNIVKELTGNEKEQGTITTAAVPKEVNPLVDIEKKIMGFVNTPTMPIGEHGVFEDINDAIEQAWIAEQEYRKVGLDKRTEIIEAFKAEVRKNVEEISRRTFEETGMGRYEDKILKNNLALDKTPGVEDLEAGVKTGDGGLTLYEMSPFGVIGAIAPSTNPTETIINNGISMLAGGNTVVFSPHPGAKDVSVFIIQLINKAIERVNGPKNLIVTVRNPNIESTNIMLAHPKVNMICATGGPGIVKVALSSGKKAIGAGAGNPPVVVDETADIEKAAVDIIDGCSFDNNLPCICEKEVIVVDKVADYLKTCMSKYCALEITDKNMLAQLEKLVLTENGTINKKFVGKNADYIMSKLGVNIDPSIRVIFAEVEANHPFAVEELMMPILPVIRVRNVDEAIDLGVELEHGNRHTAIMHSKHIDNLSKFAKAVQTTIFVKNAPSYAGIGYGAEGHGTFTIAGPTGEGLTSARTFTRKRRCVMVDNFSIK; this is encoded by the coding sequence ATGAATGATTTCAATATGATAGATATAGAAAGTATAGTTAAGAATATTGTTAAAGAGCTTACAGGGAATGAGAAAGAACAAGGGACTATAACTACTGCCGCTGTCCCAAAAGAAGTAAATCCATTAGTAGATATTGAAAAGAAAATAATGGGATTTGTGAATACTCCTACAATGCCAATTGGTGAACATGGTGTATTTGAAGATATAAATGATGCTATAGAACAAGCATGGATAGCAGAACAAGAATATAGAAAAGTTGGATTGGATAAAAGAACTGAAATAATTGAAGCATTTAAAGCAGAAGTGAGAAAAAATGTAGAAGAAATCTCTCGTAGAACTTTTGAAGAAACTGGAATGGGTAGATATGAAGATAAAATACTTAAAAATAATCTTGCATTAGATAAAACTCCGGGGGTAGAAGACCTTGAAGCTGGTGTTAAAACTGGAGATGGTGGATTAACTCTTTATGAAATGTCACCATTTGGAGTTATAGGAGCAATTGCACCATCAACTAATCCAACTGAAACAATAATAAACAACGGAATATCAATGCTTGCAGGAGGTAATACAGTTGTATTTTCACCTCATCCAGGAGCAAAAGATGTTTCAGTATTTATAATACAACTTATTAATAAAGCAATAGAAAGAGTAAACGGACCTAAGAATCTTATAGTTACTGTTAGAAATCCAAATATTGAAAGTACTAATATAATGTTAGCTCATCCAAAAGTTAATATGATTTGTGCAACAGGAGGACCTGGAATTGTTAAAGTAGCATTATCAAGTGGTAAAAAGGCAATAGGAGCTGGAGCAGGAAATCCACCAGTAGTTGTTGATGAAACTGCTGATATTGAAAAAGCTGCAGTTGATATTATAGATGGCTGTAGTTTTGATAATAATTTACCATGTATCTGTGAAAAGGAAGTAATAGTAGTAGACAAAGTTGCAGATTACTTAAAGACTTGTATGTCAAAATATTGTGCGTTAGAAATAACTGATAAAAATATGCTTGCACAATTAGAAAAACTTGTTTTAACAGAGAATGGAACTATAAATAAAAAATTTGTTGGAAAAAATGCCGACTATATAATGAGTAAGTTAGGAGTTAATATAGATCCAAGCATAAGAGTTATATTTGCTGAAGTTGAAGCAAATCATCCATTTGCAGTTGAAGAACTTATGATGCCAATTTTACCAGTTATAAGGGTTAGAAATGTAGATGAGGCTATAGACCTTGGTGTTGAGCTTGAACATGGAAATAGACATACTGCTATAATGCACTCAAAACACATAGATAATTTAAGTAAATTTGCTAAAGCAGTACAAACAACTATATTTGTTAAAAATGCTCCATCATATGCAGGAATTGGATATGGTGCAGAAGGTCATGGAACATTTACTATTGCAGGACCAACAGGGGAAGGTTTAACATCTGCAAGAACATTTACAAGAAAAAGAAGATGTGTAATGGTAGATAATTTCTCTATTAAATAG
- a CDS encoding EutN/CcmL family microcompartment protein: protein MYLAKVVGVVVATTKSQGLVGKKMLMVQPLTPEYNPAGNIEVAIDSVGAGNGELVLVATGYAAHQQFNAKDAPIDRAIIAIVDSVEVSKE from the coding sequence ATGTATTTAGCAAAAGTGGTTGGAGTAGTGGTGGCAACAACCAAAAGTCAAGGTCTAGTAGGAAAGAAAATGCTTATGGTACAACCATTAACTCCAGAATATAATCCAGCAGGAAATATTGAAGTAGCTATAGATTCTGTAGGAGCAGGTAATGGTGAACTTGTATTAGTAGCAACTGGTTATGCAGCACATCAACAATTTAATGCTAAGGATGCACCTATAGATAGAGCTATTATTGCTATAGTAGATAGCGTTGAAGTAAGTAAAGAATGA